In one Vampirovibrio chlorellavorus genomic region, the following are encoded:
- a CDS encoding NAD(P)-dependent oxidoreductase produces MTFQKIGIVGVGRMGSNMARRLREQGFSIVAVYDAHTALAQEMARELSATACQSLSEVTHRSDVIITVVTDDAAMRFIFHNPDDHLFMNAAGKLFINCATISPEVHIALHAQALKVGANTLECPMASSISQARTGTLYLMCAGDESVYQEAQPILKALSASSIYTGPPGTAAQLKALVNMVMNINTAGLAEGLGLAHALGLDLNLVRQVFSQTGANSRVLETDGEDMQNREHDTYFSAAHAAKDSGIALALGQAYGLNLPLAAATKQQYERMMALGLGDLDKSGVSELTFRDRLPERTQAPA; encoded by the coding sequence ATGACGTTTCAAAAGATTGGCATCGTGGGGGTGGGCCGAATGGGCTCCAACATGGCCCGACGTCTGAGAGAGCAAGGCTTTTCCATCGTCGCCGTGTACGATGCGCACACCGCTTTGGCCCAAGAAATGGCCCGGGAGCTTTCCGCCACGGCCTGCCAAAGTCTCTCGGAAGTGACCCATCGGTCGGATGTCATCATCACCGTGGTCACCGATGACGCCGCCATGCGCTTTATTTTCCACAACCCGGATGATCATCTGTTCATGAACGCTGCGGGCAAACTGTTTATCAACTGCGCCACCATCAGCCCGGAAGTGCATATTGCCCTGCATGCTCAAGCCCTGAAAGTGGGCGCCAATACCCTGGAATGTCCCATGGCCTCCAGCATCAGTCAGGCCCGCACAGGTACCCTGTACCTGATGTGCGCGGGCGATGAAAGCGTCTATCAGGAGGCTCAACCCATCCTGAAGGCCCTGAGCGCCTCCAGCATTTACACCGGCCCGCCCGGCACGGCGGCCCAACTCAAAGCCCTGGTCAATATGGTCATGAACATCAACACGGCAGGGCTGGCGGAAGGCTTGGGTCTGGCCCATGCGCTGGGGCTGGATCTCAATCTGGTGCGTCAGGTCTTTTCCCAAACCGGGGCCAATTCCCGGGTGCTGGAAACCGACGGGGAAGACATGCAAAACCGGGAGCATGACACGTATTTTTCCGCGGCCCATGCGGCCAAGGACAGCGGCATTGCCCTGGCTCTGGGACAGGCTTACGGCTTGAATCTCCCCTTGGCGGCGGCCACCAAACAGCAGTACGAGCGCATGATGGCGCTGGGGCTGGGCGATCTGGACAAATCGGGCGTTTCGGAACTCACCTTCCGGGATCGCTTGCCGGAAAGGACACAAGCCCCCGCCTGA
- a CDS encoding Tex family protein codes for MNDALISRQIARELQVQERQVSAVLKLLEEGATIPFIARYRKEATGGLDDAQLRTLDERLQYLRDLSKRREAILESVAEQGKLTDELKQAFEAAQTKAQLEDLYLPFKPKRRTKAQMAREAGLAPLAERLFQNPNQEPEAAAKSFVNPEAGIPDVKAALEGASHILVEQFSESPPLIGALRELLWNSGVVISTVVKAKQAEAAKFSDYFDYVEPIRAIPSHRALALFRGKQEGFLRVALKPAAQKADVERATEQIVGRIARHFNWRPQNRLADDWLADCFQAAWSDKLLPHLESDLMAQLREQAEAEAIQVFTRNLRDLLLAAPAGHQVALGLDPGLRTGVKVAVVDATGKVLATSVIYPHPPQNQEQASIDALVALIRQHAVTLVSIGNGTGSRETDRLVSTLMKRHPELKLTKALVSEAGASVYSASALASQELPDMDVSLRGAVSIARRLQDPLAELVKIEPKAIGVGQYQHDVNQTRLERGLDAVVQDCVNAVGVDVNTASPALLRYVAGLSPSLAQSIVDYRNQKGAFANRAALKKVPRLGPKAFEQAAGFLRVTNGDNPLDASAVHPEAYPVVQKILKQSGRELRAVIGDKAFLSSLKPTEFTDDQFGLPTVRDILAELEKPGRDPRPAFQTAIFAEGVETLNDLKPGMQLEGVVTNVTNFGAFVDIGVHQDGLVHISMLADRFVKDPHSVVKAGDVVKVSVVEVDIPRKRIALSMRQSS; via the coding sequence ATGAATGACGCCCTGATCAGTCGCCAAATTGCCCGGGAATTACAAGTGCAGGAGCGTCAGGTCAGCGCGGTGCTGAAGCTGCTGGAAGAAGGGGCCACCATTCCCTTTATCGCCCGTTACCGCAAGGAGGCCACCGGCGGGCTGGATGACGCGCAACTGCGCACCCTGGATGAGCGTTTGCAGTACTTACGGGATTTATCCAAGCGCCGGGAAGCCATTTTAGAGAGCGTGGCGGAGCAGGGCAAGCTGACCGATGAATTAAAGCAGGCTTTTGAAGCGGCCCAAACCAAGGCCCAGCTGGAAGATTTGTACCTACCCTTCAAACCCAAGCGTCGCACCAAGGCCCAAATGGCCCGAGAGGCGGGCTTGGCCCCCCTGGCCGAGCGGTTGTTTCAAAACCCCAACCAAGAGCCAGAAGCGGCCGCAAAATCTTTCGTGAACCCGGAAGCGGGCATCCCCGATGTGAAAGCCGCTCTGGAAGGGGCTTCTCATATTCTGGTGGAGCAGTTTTCAGAGTCTCCGCCTCTAATCGGGGCCTTGCGGGAATTGTTGTGGAACAGCGGGGTGGTGATTTCCACGGTGGTCAAAGCCAAACAGGCCGAAGCAGCCAAGTTCAGCGATTATTTCGATTACGTGGAACCCATTCGGGCCATTCCCTCCCATCGGGCCTTGGCCCTGTTTCGGGGCAAGCAGGAAGGCTTCTTGCGGGTCGCTTTAAAACCAGCCGCTCAAAAAGCGGATGTAGAACGAGCCACCGAGCAAATCGTGGGCCGCATTGCCCGGCATTTTAACTGGCGGCCGCAAAACCGCCTGGCCGACGACTGGCTGGCAGACTGTTTTCAAGCGGCCTGGAGTGATAAGTTGCTCCCCCATCTGGAAAGCGATTTAATGGCCCAACTGCGGGAGCAGGCGGAAGCGGAAGCCATTCAGGTATTTACCCGAAATCTGCGGGATCTGTTGCTGGCTGCGCCGGCGGGGCATCAGGTGGCCTTGGGGCTGGACCCGGGCTTGCGGACCGGGGTGAAAGTGGCCGTGGTGGACGCTACCGGCAAAGTGCTGGCCACGTCGGTGATTTATCCGCATCCGCCTCAAAATCAGGAGCAGGCCAGCATAGACGCGCTGGTGGCCTTAATCCGCCAGCATGCGGTGACCTTGGTCAGCATCGGCAACGGTACCGGCTCTCGGGAAACCGATCGGCTGGTGAGTACCCTGATGAAGCGGCACCCGGAGCTGAAACTGACCAAGGCCCTGGTCTCGGAAGCGGGGGCCTCGGTCTATTCCGCCTCGGCCTTGGCCTCTCAGGAACTGCCTGACATGGATGTTTCCCTGCGGGGGGCGGTGTCCATCGCCCGCCGTTTGCAAGATCCCTTGGCCGAGTTGGTCAAAATCGAGCCCAAGGCCATTGGGGTGGGCCAGTATCAGCACGATGTCAACCAAACTCGCCTGGAGCGGGGGCTGGATGCCGTGGTGCAGGATTGCGTGAACGCCGTGGGCGTGGATGTGAATACAGCCTCACCCGCCTTGCTGCGCTATGTGGCGGGCTTGTCTCCCAGTTTGGCCCAGTCCATTGTGGACTATCGCAATCAGAAAGGCGCTTTTGCCAACCGGGCGGCCCTTAAAAAAGTACCCCGACTGGGGCCCAAGGCCTTTGAGCAGGCCGCTGGCTTTTTGCGCGTCACCAATGGGGACAATCCGCTGGACGCCTCGGCGGTACACCCGGAGGCCTATCCGGTGGTGCAGAAAATCCTGAAGCAATCCGGGCGGGAGTTGCGGGCTGTGATTGGGGATAAGGCCTTTTTATCCAGCCTGAAGCCCACTGAGTTTACCGATGATCAATTTGGGTTGCCCACGGTGCGGGACATTCTGGCGGAACTGGAAAAGCCGGGCCGAGACCCCCGGCCAGCCTTTCAAACGGCCATTTTTGCCGAGGGTGTGGAAACCCTGAACGATTTAAAGCCGGGCATGCAGCTGGAAGGCGTGGTGACCAACGTGACCAACTTTGGGGCGTTTGTGGACATCGGGGTGCATCAGGATGGGCTGGTGCATATCTCCATGCTGGCCGATCGCTTTGTGAAAGACCCGCACAGCGTGGTGAAAGCGGGCGATGTGGTTAAGGTCAGCGTGGTGGAAGTGGACATTCCCAGAAAGCGCATTGCCCTGTCCATGCGGCAATCGTCATAA
- a CDS encoding DUF429 domain-containing protein, whose protein sequence is MSKPSEPMTIYGVDFTSAPSPKKPIVVADCAFHHQTLTLRQCLKLTDFEQFEQFLSTDGPWVAAMDFPLSMPHSWLAAMQWPTDWAKSVRHIQKLSLKAFCQTINDYCRHQPAGKKHHFRPIDRLAGACSPMTIYYTPVGKMFYQGAFRLLEAGVTVLPFQGHLIQSKQAQGKKGASRAKADPHRIVVEGYPALIARQLCPKQGYKYESPPASAAQKAAKDFTRKEMIQKLGAQWLEADFGITFDLNGHADTLWQDFTGDSLDAVFCALQAAWAYTQRDANFGIPHATEALAPDAQEGWIAVPPHFLKQKQ, encoded by the coding sequence ATGAGCAAACCCAGCGAACCCATGACCATTTACGGGGTGGACTTCACCAGCGCCCCCAGCCCCAAAAAACCCATTGTGGTGGCCGACTGTGCCTTTCACCATCAAACCCTGACCCTGCGGCAATGCCTGAAATTGACCGATTTCGAGCAATTTGAGCAGTTTTTAAGCACCGATGGCCCCTGGGTGGCGGCCATGGACTTCCCCTTGTCCATGCCCCACAGTTGGCTGGCGGCCATGCAGTGGCCCACGGATTGGGCGAAGTCGGTGCGGCACATCCAGAAACTCAGTCTCAAAGCGTTTTGCCAGACCATCAACGACTACTGCCGCCACCAGCCCGCCGGGAAAAAGCATCACTTTCGGCCCATCGATCGGCTGGCCGGGGCCTGTAGCCCCATGACCATATACTACACCCCGGTGGGTAAAATGTTTTATCAGGGGGCTTTTCGGTTGCTGGAGGCCGGGGTAACCGTGCTGCCGTTTCAGGGCCATCTCATTCAAAGCAAGCAGGCTCAGGGCAAGAAGGGCGCTTCACGGGCCAAAGCCGATCCGCACCGCATTGTGGTGGAAGGCTACCCAGCCCTCATCGCCCGCCAGCTCTGCCCCAAGCAGGGCTATAAGTATGAGAGCCCACCTGCCAGCGCCGCCCAAAAAGCGGCCAAGGACTTTACCCGCAAAGAGATGATCCAGAAACTGGGCGCCCAATGGCTGGAAGCAGATTTTGGCATAACGTTCGATCTGAACGGGCATGCGGACACCCTGTGGCAGGATTTTACAGGAGATTCGCTGGATGCCGTGTTTTGCGCCCTACAGGCCGCTTGGGCTTATACTCAGCGAGACGCAAATTTTGGTATCCCCCACGCCACAGAAGCCCTTGCCCCAGACGCTCAGGAGGGCTGGATTGCCGTGCCGCCCCATTTCCTGAAGCAAAAACAGTAA
- a CDS encoding ABC transporter substrate-binding protein, with translation MKRTLSALSIVMVLGTMAGCAPPPPGGSTAGYGKSIAGEGKPILSVKPTPRGPFQTVLVNGAELMQARGHVGQFGGTFYDNQISDGPKTFNPWASTDATSSTLGGMLYAGLVTTDAYTGEPIPYLAKSVKIGDDKMTYTVTLRKGLKWSDGQPLTAKDVVFTWNEIVKAGLGNASHRDVVLVDGKFPEVKALDDLTVQFKTAKPFAPFLRNLGEGIAPAHIFKPVVAKGDAAFSAFMGVSDAAKTPEKFVSGGMWLLESYVPRQKAVFKRNPNFFMVDAQNRRLPYMDRYSMSFVGDMNNQGLQFEQGKVDVYNVPGNLLSHLRQLKKPDFSLYNLGPASGTVFMTLNLNNRKNDQGKPFVDPIKSAWFRDVNFRQAINHTIKRQDIVDNILKGVGAPLFTSEALASIYLNQKLAKGFEADPTYARELLKKSGFTWDKQGILHDKQGHVVEFNLYTNSGNTEREAIGVNIKQDLAQLGMKVNFKPIDFNVLIGNLKDGSWEAMIMGLTGSQLEPHSGANVWRSDGSIHMFNQRKIEAGKPTDISDRLPWEKQLDDLIEQGSQTFDVQARHKIYDQLQQVVYDQAPFIYLYSPLNVLAVRTRIQNVDPTPLEAFHNLEEVWIQEK, from the coding sequence ATGAAACGCACCCTGTCGGCTTTGTCTATCGTGATGGTGTTAGGAACCATGGCGGGATGCGCCCCGCCGCCTCCGGGAGGTTCCACGGCTGGGTATGGCAAAAGCATCGCTGGAGAGGGCAAGCCGATTCTCAGTGTAAAACCGACCCCACGCGGGCCGTTTCAAACCGTGCTGGTAAATGGGGCCGAATTGATGCAGGCCCGGGGCCATGTGGGTCAGTTTGGCGGTACGTTTTATGATAACCAGATCAGCGACGGGCCCAAGACATTCAACCCCTGGGCCTCGACGGATGCCACTTCCAGTACTCTGGGCGGCATGTTGTACGCTGGTTTGGTAACCACTGACGCTTACACCGGGGAGCCCATTCCCTATCTGGCCAAATCCGTGAAAATTGGCGATGACAAGATGACTTATACGGTCACCTTGCGCAAGGGCCTGAAATGGTCGGATGGTCAGCCTTTGACCGCTAAAGACGTGGTGTTCACCTGGAACGAGATTGTCAAAGCCGGCTTGGGTAACGCCAGCCATCGGGATGTGGTGCTGGTGGACGGCAAGTTCCCGGAAGTTAAGGCTTTAGACGATTTAACCGTTCAATTCAAGACGGCCAAGCCTTTTGCCCCGTTCCTGCGAAATCTGGGGGAAGGCATTGCCCCGGCCCATATTTTCAAGCCCGTCGTGGCCAAAGGGGATGCCGCCTTTTCTGCCTTTATGGGGGTGTCTGATGCGGCCAAGACCCCTGAGAAATTTGTATCCGGCGGCATGTGGCTGCTGGAAAGTTACGTGCCTCGGCAGAAGGCTGTGTTTAAGCGCAATCCCAACTTTTTTATGGTGGATGCCCAGAACCGTCGCCTGCCCTATATGGATCGCTACAGCATGAGCTTTGTGGGCGACATGAACAATCAGGGCTTGCAGTTTGAGCAGGGCAAGGTGGATGTGTACAACGTGCCGGGCAACTTGCTCTCCCATTTGCGGCAATTGAAAAAGCCCGATTTTAGCCTGTACAATCTGGGGCCCGCTTCCGGCACGGTGTTTATGACCCTCAACCTGAACAACCGCAAGAACGATCAGGGCAAGCCGTTTGTGGATCCCATCAAGTCGGCCTGGTTCCGGGATGTGAATTTTCGTCAGGCCATCAACCACACCATCAAGCGGCAGGATATTGTGGATAACATCCTGAAAGGGGTGGGTGCGCCCTTGTTCACCTCCGAGGCGCTGGCCTCCATCTACCTGAACCAGAAACTGGCCAAGGGCTTTGAAGCTGATCCCACCTACGCCCGGGAATTGCTCAAAAAAAGCGGCTTTACCTGGGATAAACAAGGTATTTTGCACGACAAGCAGGGCCATGTGGTGGAGTTTAATCTGTACACCAATAGCGGTAACACCGAGCGGGAGGCCATCGGGGTCAATATCAAGCAGGATTTGGCCCAGTTGGGCATGAAGGTGAACTTCAAGCCCATCGATTTTAACGTCCTCATTGGCAACCTGAAGGACGGCAGCTGGGAGGCCATGATCATGGGCCTGACCGGCAGCCAGCTGGAGCCGCACAGTGGGGCCAACGTGTGGCGGAGTGACGGCTCTATCCACATGTTCAACCAGCGCAAGATTGAGGCGGGAAAGCCCACCGATATCAGCGATCGCCTGCCGTGGGAAAAGCAGTTGGATGACTTAATCGAGCAGGGTTCCCAAACCTTTGACGTGCAGGCCCGCCACAAAATTTATGACCAATTGCAGCAGGTGGTTTACGATCAGGCTCCCTTTATTTACCTGTACTCGCCGTTGAACGTGTTGGCGGTACGCACCCGCATCCAGAACGTGGACCCCACCCCGCTGGAAGCCTTTCACAATCTGGAAGAAGTCTGGATTCAGGAAAAGTAG
- a CDS encoding ankyrin repeat domain-containing protein, with the protein MLNTTNIHFGTSQTQKYQLSLHQAAAKGYSSVVRDKAAMEPASINSADAHGLTPLHWAASKGHAKTLQALLNPEGRLLRITPDLNAKDRQGKTPLHYAARYGQPKAIAVLIQAGADTKIKDYTGKTPLDTARKFGQTAAVEAFENPEAIKKKSSLNRFFGCFG; encoded by the coding sequence ATGTTGAATACAACCAACATCCATTTTGGAACGAGCCAAACCCAAAAGTATCAACTATCGCTTCATCAAGCTGCTGCAAAGGGCTACAGCTCCGTTGTCAGAGATAAAGCGGCCATGGAACCAGCTTCCATCAATTCAGCCGATGCGCATGGATTGACCCCACTGCATTGGGCGGCGAGTAAAGGACACGCAAAAACCTTGCAGGCGCTTCTGAATCCAGAGGGCAGATTATTGCGTATTACGCCCGATCTCAACGCCAAAGATCGCCAGGGAAAAACGCCGCTGCATTATGCGGCACGCTACGGACAGCCCAAGGCCATTGCTGTGCTAATTCAAGCGGGCGCTGATACAAAAATAAAAGATTATACGGGTAAAACCCCATTGGACACCGCGCGAAAGTTCGGTCAAACAGCCGCTGTTGAAGCCTTTGAGAACCCTGAAGCAATTAAAAAAAAGAGTTCGCTCAATCGTTTCTTCGGGTGCTTTGGATAA
- a CDS encoding tetratricopeptide repeat protein, with amino-acid sequence MSLNEQRQATQPGLRYSSKLMTALNRFTGGLATEVTNPLKVKYGKAYDYLISGDTHRYREEIDTAIAQYRLALKQRQDFTEAYVGIAKCLRRKGDSLGAIQYLDQALSQNGFRKELHQDIAKCYAECGYTAKAIYHYERAIKLDRQSVEARFGLALVVEMTEDFDYTVRLYEQIIAIEPEFLPAYNNLGSIFMRLGRYDEAEALFNTLITKAPDFTRGHLGLAITLDKAGKRQQAIDSYTQVLRLRPSGKNSEFIEKRIINLNAELGRVKSSKNTTLVRIK; translated from the coding sequence ATGAGCTTAAATGAACAGCGGCAAGCCACCCAACCGGGGCTTCGATACTCCAGCAAGCTGATGACCGCCCTGAACCGGTTTACCGGCGGGCTGGCCACTGAGGTGACCAACCCCTTGAAGGTCAAGTACGGCAAAGCCTACGACTACCTGATTTCAGGCGATACCCATCGCTACCGCGAAGAGATTGACACGGCCATCGCCCAGTATCGTCTGGCCCTGAAGCAACGTCAGGATTTTACGGAAGCCTACGTGGGCATTGCCAAGTGCCTGCGTCGCAAAGGGGATAGTCTGGGGGCCATTCAGTATCTGGATCAAGCCCTGTCCCAGAATGGTTTCCGCAAGGAATTGCATCAGGATATCGCCAAGTGCTACGCCGAATGCGGCTACACGGCCAAGGCCATTTACCACTACGAACGGGCTATCAAGCTGGATCGTCAATCCGTGGAAGCCCGCTTTGGCTTGGCGCTGGTGGTGGAAATGACCGAGGATTTTGACTACACCGTGCGCTTGTATGAGCAGATTATTGCCATTGAACCGGAATTTCTGCCCGCCTACAACAATTTGGGCAGCATCTTCATGCGACTGGGGCGCTATGATGAGGCTGAGGCCCTGTTTAACACACTGATTACCAAAGCCCCCGACTTTACCCGTGGGCATTTGGGGCTGGCCATTACTCTGGACAAAGCCGGAAAACGCCAACAAGCCATTGACAGCTATACTCAGGTTCTGCGGCTGCGTCCCAGTGGCAAAAACAGTGAGTTTATCGAAAAGCGCATTATCAACCTGAACGCCGAGTTGGGCCGGGTGAAATCCAGCAAAAACACCACTTTGGTACGTATTAAGTAG
- a CDS encoding YbaB/EbfC family nucleoid-associated protein: protein MSLSAEKGIPMFNIQQMMKQAQKMQDQMKDVQTEMERAEFTGTAGGGAVSITCNGKYEFTAVKIKEDALSDRDMLEDLVLAALKDASSKVTDTMEQKMSKITAGLNIPGLKLPGF, encoded by the coding sequence TTGAGTTTGAGTGCAGAGAAAGGCATCCCCATGTTCAATATCCAGCAAATGATGAAACAGGCCCAAAAAATGCAGGACCAGATGAAGGACGTGCAAACCGAAATGGAACGGGCCGAATTTACAGGAACCGCCGGTGGTGGCGCTGTGAGCATTACCTGCAACGGCAAGTACGAGTTTACCGCCGTCAAAATCAAGGAAGATGCCCTGAGCGATCGGGACATGCTGGAAGATTTGGTGTTGGCCGCCCTGAAGGACGCTAGCAGCAAGGTGACCGACACCATGGAGCAGAAAATGTCCAAAATCACCGCCGGGCTGAACATTCCCGGTTTGAAACTCCCTGGCTTCTAA
- the recR gene encoding recombination mediator RecR, whose amino-acid sequence MSYTLPLARLIEEFQKLPGIGPKSAQRLAFHVLKQPPEDVRTFSDALLEARDKIGYCQQCFNLSAQSVCELCVQPNRKQQTICLVSEPKDLYALERTGEFKGVYHVLQGLISPLEGISPEDLKIKELLARLSNPDVEEVILALPPSIEGDTTSLYLSRLIKPLGIKLTRIAFGLPVGADLEYADSMTITRALQGRQSV is encoded by the coding sequence ATGAGTTACACCTTACCGCTGGCCCGCCTGATTGAAGAGTTTCAGAAACTACCGGGGATTGGCCCCAAGTCCGCCCAGCGCCTGGCCTTTCATGTTCTCAAGCAGCCCCCGGAGGATGTGCGTACTTTCTCCGATGCTTTATTAGAAGCCCGGGACAAGATTGGGTACTGCCAGCAGTGTTTCAACCTGTCCGCCCAAAGCGTTTGTGAATTGTGCGTGCAGCCCAATCGCAAGCAGCAGACCATTTGTCTGGTCTCTGAACCCAAGGATTTATACGCCCTGGAGCGCACCGGGGAGTTCAAAGGCGTTTATCATGTGCTGCAAGGCCTCATTTCCCCCTTGGAGGGCATTAGCCCGGAGGATTTGAAAATCAAGGAACTGCTGGCCCGGCTGTCCAACCCGGATGTGGAAGAGGTCATTCTGGCCCTGCCGCCCTCCATCGAGGGCGATACCACCAGCCTGTACCTGTCCCGGCTGATCAAGCCGCTGGGCATCAAGCTGACCCGGATTGCCTTTGGCTTGCCGGTGGGCGCCGATCTGGAATACGCCGACAGCATGACCATTACCCGGGCCCTGCAGGGGCGACAGTCGGTATAA
- the aroB gene encoding 3-dehydroquinate synthase: MPSPAGLGNSSHAPIAVRLTGGESRAYPIMAQAGLLSQLGHACRQLGALGTKVLILTDTNLQNRYLSQVQDSLQQAGFEVTSLVLDAGERSKSLDQAQGVYQTLIQQGFTRKDTLLGLGGGVIGDLSGFCASTYHRGMALIHVPTTLVAQVDSAIGGKTAVNLGQIKNMVGTFYQPKAVFTDTDTLNSLPPREFVAGMAEVIKYGLIETSCDGQTGFFEWLEAHASDLQAGLPAMIHRCAAIKAAVVMADELETRGLRFFLNLGHTFGHAYETLSEYGILHGEAVAIGMRLAVRLSVALGLVDATLLQRLDALYQQVGLSAIVQNAPRFPATEVLAVMKHDKKNQDGGIKLILPHQTIGQVIVRDDIPDAAILSILSNETSP, encoded by the coding sequence ATGCCTAGTCCCGCCGGTTTGGGCAACTCCAGCCACGCTCCCATTGCAGTGCGCTTAACCGGGGGAGAGTCCCGAGCGTATCCCATTATGGCCCAGGCAGGTCTCTTGTCCCAGCTGGGCCATGCCTGCCGACAACTGGGCGCTTTGGGCACAAAAGTCTTGATTCTGACCGATACCAACCTGCAAAACCGCTACCTGAGCCAAGTGCAAGACAGCCTGCAACAGGCCGGGTTTGAGGTGACGTCTCTGGTGCTGGACGCCGGGGAACGCAGCAAAAGTCTGGATCAAGCCCAGGGTGTTTACCAAACCCTGATCCAGCAAGGCTTCACCCGAAAAGACACCCTGTTGGGCCTGGGCGGTGGCGTGATTGGCGATCTGAGCGGTTTTTGCGCCTCCACTTACCACCGGGGCATGGCCCTGATTCATGTGCCCACCACGCTGGTGGCTCAGGTGGATTCGGCCATTGGGGGTAAAACGGCGGTCAATCTGGGGCAAATCAAAAACATGGTGGGCACCTTTTACCAGCCCAAAGCCGTTTTCACCGACACCGACACCCTGAACAGCCTCCCACCTCGGGAATTTGTAGCCGGGATGGCTGAGGTGATCAAATACGGCCTGATTGAAACTTCTTGCGATGGGCAAACCGGCTTTTTCGAGTGGCTGGAAGCCCATGCCAGTGATCTGCAAGCGGGCTTGCCAGCCATGATTCACCGGTGCGCGGCCATCAAGGCGGCCGTGGTCATGGCCGACGAGCTGGAAACCAGGGGGCTGCGCTTTTTCCTGAATCTGGGCCACACCTTTGGCCATGCTTACGAAACCCTGAGTGAATATGGCATTTTACACGGGGAGGCCGTGGCCATTGGCATGCGGCTGGCCGTTCGGTTGTCCGTGGCGCTGGGTCTGGTTGATGCCACCCTGTTACAGCGTCTGGATGCCCTGTATCAACAGGTGGGCCTGTCAGCGATCGTACAAAATGCCCCGCGCTTCCCGGCGACCGAAGTGCTGGCTGTGATGAAGCACGATAAAAAGAACCAGGACGGGGGCATCAAGCTGATTCTTCCCCATCAGACCATTGGACAGGTCATCGTACGGGATGACATTCCCGATGCCGCCATTCTATCGATTTTAAGCAATGAAACCAGCCCTTGA
- a CDS encoding shikimate kinase: protein MNPSAPDPKTLKPSRIYLTGFMGAGKSTIGKILAQRMGYRFYDTDHLVVKGFHKPMSAIFAENGEAAFRKAELMVLKELAQRHQVIISTGGGTLVRDETFQIARQSGQLIYLRAPVSDLYERVIFSPKDRPQVDVPEEEATFRAYFEQRRHYYEQADLTVDTVHRKPDDVVQEILRKLSLEALDHA, encoded by the coding sequence GTGAACCCATCAGCCCCAGATCCTAAAACGCTGAAACCCAGCCGCATTTACCTTACCGGCTTTATGGGAGCCGGTAAGTCCACCATTGGAAAAATTCTGGCCCAGCGCATGGGGTACCGCTTTTACGACACCGACCATTTGGTAGTGAAAGGCTTCCACAAGCCCATGTCCGCTATTTTTGCGGAAAACGGGGAGGCGGCCTTCCGCAAGGCGGAACTCATGGTGCTGAAGGAACTGGCCCAGCGCCATCAGGTCATTATTTCCACCGGTGGCGGCACGCTGGTGCGGGATGAAACCTTCCAGATTGCCCGCCAGAGCGGACAACTGATTTACCTGCGGGCCCCCGTGTCCGACCTGTATGAGCGGGTTATTTTCAGCCCCAAGGATCGCCCGCAAGTGGATGTCCCCGAAGAGGAAGCCACGTTCCGGGCTTACTTTGAACAACGCCGCCACTATTACGAGCAGGCCGACCTGACCGTGGACACCGTGCATCGCAAACCCGACGATGTGGTACAGGAAATTCTGCGGAAACTCAGTCTGGAGGCCCTCGATCATGCCTAG